The genomic window CCCTTGGGTGAACGTCCTTGGGAACGTCGTCAAGATATTGAATTAGGTAAGGGAACACCATTACCATCAGATAATCCAAATGTTACACCAGAACAAATTGCCGAGTCGGGAGATGTAGAAGATCAAACGCCACGCACTCTAGACGAAGAAACTGCAAATACTTCTAGTCAAGATCCTTCAACCACTCCCAATGAAGAAACTCCTAGCAATTCCAGTGATAATAGTTCTAATTCTGCTGGAGAACCTGCAAATAATTCTAATGTAGATACTGCTAGCAATTCCAGTCAGGATAGTTCATCTAACGCTGAAACTACAAATACTCCTGCTGCGGAAAATTCACCTAATCAAACTGCTAGCGGATCTATCGCGACTTTAGTCCCTCTAGGGGAAAATGAAGTGCGCCAACTCATCGAGCAGAGGATAATTGGAGATAATGACCTTCCTGATGTTTTGTCTATATACCAGGGAAGCAACTCCAAAACTTTAGAGTCTAGCTATCTTCCTAGTGATACAGCACTTCAACCTGCAAAGTTGCTAGCGAGTTTAGTAGTTGATCAAAATGGTAAGTTCCAACAAGCTGTAGTGCTAGAAATAGAACCAGCAGGATTAGCAGGTAACAAAAGTTTATATGAGCAAGTGGTCACTGATTTGTTCAGAAACGAAAACTTTATCCCAGGTCAAAATCGTGATGGTACAAAACCAGAAGTGAGTAATTCTTTTATATGGGTTACTATTGAGCCTGTGAAAAATAATTAGATACTTGAATTTCTGATAAAACTGTGCTACTCTAACATAGTTGGAAATTTGCGGGCGTAGTTTAGTGGTAAAACTATAGCCTTCCAAGCTATTAATGCGGGTTCGATTCCCGCCGCCCGCTTAAAACATTAAACCCTTGTGAGGTAAGTCTTGCAAGGGTTTTTTTGTGTTTATCGAATAGCGGGACTTAAACTGCGATCGCTCCTACCCAATCAATGTAAGCGAGAGAGGGGGCGATCGTCTAATCACATATTTTGAAGCTAGGTTTTTTTGCTGAGTCATCTATCAATCACAAATCGCTAACTGATTTTCATCCATTGGCTAGAAGCAGACACTAGCAAAAATCTTTACCGTGGAGTTATGTGCTTCAATATAAGGAAACGAGCCGATGGTTCCTATTCGAGATAATAATCCGATCACAATTACGCCTTATGTAACTTTTGGACTAATTGCGGTGAATGTTCTGGTGTTTCTTTATGAAGCTAGTCTTCCGCCGCAAGCATTAAACGGGTTTTTACACTTAGCGGCTGTAGTCCCCCGTGAACTGAGTTTAAGTTTTGCTGGGGTTGCTATAAATCAGCCTGTACCAGAGTGGGCGACATTAATTAGTTCGCAATTCTTGCATGGTGGTTTGTTACACCTAGCGGGTAATATGTTGTTTCTCTGGATTTTTGGTAATAATGTAGAAGAAAAATTAGGTCACGCCAAGTATCTGCTGTTTTATCTGTCCTGTGGTGTTTTAGCTTCCTTAGCTCAATGGTTCTTCGCTCAAGATTCTAACATTCCTTCCTTGGGTGCTAGTGGTGCGATCGCCGGTGTGATGGGTGCATACATTCTCCGCTTCCCCCAAGCTGAAGTTATTGGTGTTGTCCCTCTGGGGTTGTTTTTCCCAACTTTCCGCGTTCCTGCATATTTCTTTTTAGGATTTTGGTTTCTCCAACAATCTTTCTATGGACTAGCTAGCTTGGAAACCCGTACTAATATCGGTATGGAAGGCGGTGGAATTGCTTATTGGGCTCATGCAGGCGGTTTTATCTTTGGCGCAATTCTTGGCCCCCTGTTGGGCTTATTTAGTGATAAACCACAGGAAGAATCTTCTTGGTAGGGTTAAAAGTCTTTTGGCCAAGGTGCGGTGGGTAGGTCAGAATCATCTGAAGCATTTTCTAACTTATCTATTGATGACTCATTTGGTGGCAAAGATTTTTTAGCTGAAGGATTTTCTAACTTATCAATTGCTGCCAATACTTCTGATGCAGATTGATAACGCTGTTTGTAATCATCCCGCACCATTTTACTGAGAATTTGCGCGAAACCATTGCTCACTAGTGCCTTATCAATCCATTTTAACTCTTCATGGGAGTCCCTAGGAATATCCTGGGGTGGGATACCAGTTAAGGCTTTAATCCCAATCATTCCCACTGCATAGATGTCACTATTGTATTGAGGACGACCAAAACATTGTTCATTGGGAGCGTAACCTTTAGTCCCAATACCGATTGTGAAGGGAATTTGCTCTTGATTTTCTAACTGTGGTGCAGAAATATCTTTAACTGCACCAAAGTCAATCAATATCAGATGATTGTCTGCATGGCGGCGAATAATGTTGCTGGGTTTAATATCTCGGTGAAGCACTTTATTTTCATG from Nostoc sp. UHCC 0870 includes these protein-coding regions:
- a CDS encoding rhomboid family intramembrane serine protease produces the protein MVPIRDNNPITITPYVTFGLIAVNVLVFLYEASLPPQALNGFLHLAAVVPRELSLSFAGVAINQPVPEWATLISSQFLHGGLLHLAGNMLFLWIFGNNVEEKLGHAKYLLFYLSCGVLASLAQWFFAQDSNIPSLGASGAIAGVMGAYILRFPQAEVIGVVPLGLFFPTFRVPAYFFLGFWFLQQSFYGLASLETRTNIGMEGGGIAYWAHAGGFIFGAILGPLLGLFSDKPQEESSW